The genomic window AATACCCTGGGCTTTACCTGTTGAAGCTAATCACTTTTAATGTGACTGAAAACCTTCAAGTTGATTGCTGTTGCTGAGAGAATGAAATCATgctgctgtgttttttttcttatcatCACTTTCATTTCTTTACAAATGTGGGCTGAGGGAGGGTCAGTGCTGACAATTCAAAGGTTGTATTTTCTCTAATAAGGCTGTCCCAGGGAGGCTGGATTTTCATTGATGTCACAGTTCAGGCTTATAATAGGTTtagacttctttttttaaaggcttgACTTATTAGCCACTCTCCAACTACAGGCTTACACAAATTATTAACCTGTGTTACAACTGTGCATTCATCCTCCTTTTTATAATGTCCTCAATGCCATACTTGTAGCTTAATATATTTCTCCTTTCAAATCTTGTAAAAGTGAATTCACAGGAGTTAGACTCCGCACAGCACAAAGAGCCCAAGCAAGCCCCTTATTAAGGATTTAGTGGTGTGTGGGGCTGATACAGGTCCCTGCTAGATCAGAGTGAAAGCTAACTAGGAGTAGGCTGCATTTTTTATGATATACTCGTACAAAACTTCAGTTGAAATCATTTGGGGTTGAGGGCCAGCTCTTGTAGGTCTTACCTGAGTTGAGTGAAGGAGCAGCTcattttttcttataaaaaagACTGACACTATAGGTTTGATTTATACCCACTTTGTAAAGGTGTGAAGGACTGCAGAGGCATGGTTCTTATCTCATTTGTGCTGGTGTAATGCCATTACCTTCAGTGGTGTTGCTCCTGATATTCACCAGAATGAGTTAAATAAAAATTGGGGTCTTATGTATATACCATGCTAAAATGGTGGTGTAAATGTAGAACTTCATATAAAAATAGTTTTCATATTTAAAACTAGACCCAGTAACAGTGTTAATAAGGGGGAAGCCTTCTGCCTGGCAGATGAAGTTCAGAGGTTCTCTTTCTTCTGAAGAAGCTCATGACGTGGGAGAACAGCTGTTATCTtaatctgttcttaaaaaaatCCAGCAGAGATCTTGgatattttttaatttgtacGCGTTGCTGTATTGGCATCTAGCAAAAGAAACTTGCAAGACTCACTCTGGGAATTTACTAGTATGAGCTAGTTCTGTCCCCACCTGGGGATGGAACACTTTCATTATTTGCGATAAGTTTTGCCCTACCTCTCAACTGTGACAGAAAATCAGGGATAAGGGAAAATTCAGTTTGCTTCTGAGGTCGAGTAGGTtgttctttaaaatgtatttccaaGTGTTCAGTTTAATGTGGGGAGCAAAGGTGAGAAGATGAAGCTAATGGGGACACACAGAGCAATAAGGTTTAAGAGCAGTACTAAGGTTTTTGAATCCTAATCTTTCTGACACTTTGCTCTTGTTGCATTTGGCTGCCTATTAGTAGCTGAGTTCTAATAAAAGATGCACAAAATTGACTGAGCTGTAATTACCTATCAAGGAAGAGTTGTGAGTTCAGCACACAACATGATACTTAGGGATTCAAAACCAGAGAAAATAGTACAATGGAAATATATATTAGGGGTAGTCTGTCTTGAGTGTAAACACCGCAGATATGTTCCATTTGAGAGGTATCGTATGAACTGTAAATGTCCACTTGCTGCACCAAACCATGGCACTGTTAACTGGTGTTTTGGGAGTGAATGAAGGGAGCTCTTCACTTAAAACATTAGTTTAGCACATAAAGCATGCATTCTATTATGTCTACCTTGCAGTTGCATGTCCAGCAAATGTCGTTAATAGCATCTGGCTGAGTCAGTACTGAAATAGGGTCTGGAAAGAATCACCCAAGTTGTTCTGCAGAATTTACAGGGTGGGAACAAGCACTGTGTCTTTAAGGGACAGAATCCCGCTGTCTAAAATGGGAAACAAAAGATGTTTTCTACAACATGACTCCATCCCAAGGGCAGTGCAGAGGAGTAACAAGTTCCCTTTCAGTTAAAGGGAAACATTCCCAAAGAAGAGTTACGTGCTGGAGGACTTAGAATGCAGGTGAACtttacagaaagcaaagcaaatggGTACAAAATGGAATGTGTCACATGGGGAAATGCTCCTCAGGCTGCAGTGAATAGATCTTGGAATCTGGGTGAGTATCCCTGTACAGGGGGACAGTTTGCAAGGATGAATTCAGCTCAAGTCCTAcatatttttctattttcagGACTCAAATGAGATGTTAAGTGATACACTGAGCTTTCTGCACTGGGCTGAAAACCTGGAACCCCCATGTTTTCAAAGACGTGCACAAGGATTGCAGAATCTGTCACAAGAACACTTGTAACAGAAAACCAAATTTTACATGGTGTAGACTTCCCCTTAGTATAAACCTGGTGAAGTCAGTGGTGTTCCACAGAGACTAATTTTGCTCTATGGCATAAAGTGAATGACTGAACAAAATGGCTGGAGCTGGCTTCTCACTGTTGTTTGGTGGTTTTTATTTTGTCACTCTCATTTACAGATAAGaatattgggattttttttcaccctctctctctctcctgttcatGTGTCTATTGAAGTGAGAAATTAAGTACAATTatgttgcattttaaaatgtgtctTCACTGATGTTTCCAGTCTAccgttagagcaggggtgggcaaaatgtggcccgggggccggatgtggcccgccaggccattctatctggcctgcggggcccctaaaaaatttagaaaattaatatttatctgcccctggctgcctaccatgtagccctcgatggcttgccaaaactcagtaagtggccctctgctcaaaataattgcccaccccctgCATTAGAGAATTTAAACTCTTCCTTGGATTGCATCCATGTAATTCAGTTGAATTCAGTTGCTTTGGAGGAGTGTAACTCATGGTCTATAGAGTCTGAAAACTAGAAATTCTGTAATTGGCCTTATGCTTTCATATGTAACGGACCAGCATTGCCAGCATACTCTATAGCTTTGTACTGCTGAAGTGATACAAAGCAAGCACAGACTTAATTTAAACAGATGGGCCAGAGGGGTTTATAGCAACTTTTCAGCCCTGGAGTGGTGCATAGTGGCTAAGGTATAGCAATGGTTTTGATACCAAATCAACAAGTTGAATTCATGTGGAAaccacttgattttttttttttattgtatggTATGTCCCcttcttttcattatttttgtgaCCGTTGTGTTCTTTTACTTTAAGCTATGTGCAAAAATTGCTTAGATTGCAAAAAAGCCCAGAGTCTAGATGTTAATTTTTTACAGTTATGAAACACTGTCTCTCagacttaatttttttaaccagGTAACTCATGTAGCTGGATGTTACTGACTGTTTTCCATCATCTCTGCTGAGCACAGCCTTTGCAAAGGGAACATTCCTGTACCTTTTGTCTTGAGAGCCTTGCTACCAGAAGTAATGCTGCTATTTAACAAGCAGGCATCACAATTCACTGTGATTCATGATCACTAATTTTACATTCAGTATGCAGTTACTTAATTAAGCATTTCAAATGTTCACCAATATAAATCATCCATTCCCAAAATGCAACCTTTCTTGCTATGCTTTTTGTTAAATAAACTGCAGGGTGACTTGTGATATGGGATAACCAGATTTTCAGTCTTCCTTAAGCAAGTTTTATCTGCTCAAGTATTAATTTTAAGTGACTTGCTCCCTCTGTTCTCTGAATGCCTAGAATGGACATAGTTTTACAATTTAAGTGGGGTATTCTTGATGGTTATTTTCAAAACTAAACTGTTGTTTTTTGTGTAAAAAGGAAACTAAAAATAACTGCAACCACAAGTGGTATTTCCTAACATGGAACCAACAGATCCATCTTGATAATTCTGTTTTTCACTGGAGCAAGTGCAAGTGAAACTTCGATCAAGATGGGTTTTAACAAAATGCTGGCTTTTGCTGTATTGGCCCAGTATGAGCCCTGGGAGGGCTTGGAGGGTGGTAAACCCAGGTAAACCAACCTGACTGGTTTCACATTGATggttttggcttttgttttgctctgacatgctgtttTCTTTCAGATGAAGAATCTCATGAACTTGCCTGGCTTTGGAAACACGTCAAGGGCAGGGTGCAAAACACACTAGTAGGACATGACCCTTAACACTTTTTCTAAAGAGTAGCCCTATAGGTATATAAGATAGAGTTTAACAAGTGGGGTTGGCTTTTATTGTAAGTTTGGGGTGGCGGGGGGAGTTCAAAGTAAAATAGGGTTTGTATTGTTTGTTTTAGTGGTTGGATATGGGGATGTGGGAGTAAGCTAGAAACATCTTTCAGAAGATTTTTCTAAAGCTTTAAAATATATGCATATTCTATTGTGTAATTGTGGCGTGTGGTTGTGGAAGGGGATGAATGGAAGCTAGTGGGGAAATTAGGCTGAATGTTTGACGAGTGAATTGCTTTCATTTGATGTTGTCTCTGGCTGCATGTGTTGTGGAACCTGATTCATTTCCCTCCTGCCAGTCTTAGTTTAACTTGCTTATTATAAACTCCCATCACCTTGGGCCACCACAAGGCCTGTGTGCCACTTAAGCCTGATTGTTGAAGGGTTAGCTGATGCACAGACTAGGACTAACCCTTTGTACAAGAATGAATGTCACCTTTTGTGAATAAAATAAATCTGTAAAAGTAGCAGTTTTTGCAGGCTACAGCCTGATATCACATGGTCATTGATGCAGTCTTTCCTCCTCTCTGTAATGTCCTATTCAGGGGAGAGGGactaaaaatggaaaaagacaaAGGTTAACCCTAAAAATCTGTTCCATGCACATAAGAATGCAAGGGCTGCAGATGCCTGACTCATATTAAGATGGACTCAGCTGAGAAATCTCAATGCCTAGTAATCAGGTGTAAAACTAGAAGGCTTGAAGTGCGTGAAAATACTCCAGGCAGCATGCATGCTTTTCAGAAAGCACCTGGAAACTAATCTCATTTTAAATATCTTTCTGTGGGACAGAGAGGATACAGCTTGACTGGCAGTTCAGCATTCACAGCTGTCAAAGGAAGCACCAGTATCAGTGCTGGCCAGTTTAATGGCAGAtgaaagggaaaaacaaacaaacccagaacTGCTATGTGCCTTCCCAAAGGAAAACAGTCGGTTATTCTCCTGTGACAGGAAGATCTCCCCTTCCTCAACTCTACAGCAGACTCAAAAGTAAACTATTCTGAAGGAaggatttaaatataaaatgttccCTACCCCCATTCCACTGGTTTTGCATCTATTCTTAAAGCCAAACCGACTGAATATTGTTGTTGTTCATTGGCATTTTGTTGTCTTTACTTGCACGTAAGGAGGAAAATTGTAAGAGGCCAAGAAGCTTCCATCCCCTTCTAACAGCAGATCTGTGTCCCCAGACAGACTGCAAATGAATCCCCATTAAAGTCAGTTCTATGTTTAACACAATAGAAGCACTCATGTCCCTCAGCCTGACCCATAAGGCATTTATTTGCATATTCTTTGGAAATTTAAGTATAGACTCCACACTTTACATTAGGCCTTTCCCTTTCTTCAAGGATCCATGCTTAAATAATTTCCAGTGGGAGAGGCAGAGGTAAGGTTCTTCTGTCTTTAACTGTCTCTCCCTGGGTTCCAGGTGTATTTCAGTACACAAAGAAGCTGTTCCTGAGTGAGCAAACAGGACGGGCTCAGGCTCTGGAGTTTGTCCGCAAGAATGCTGCCAATGCCATCTCTATGGCTAACCTGATCATGGGACTGTCTTCCATCCTCTGCAACCTAAATGGGTATGTACTGTATTTGGGGGCCTGTTCTGACGTCACACCACTGTGTTAAGGGCTGCAAAatgagcaggagtgaaaggaggCACACAATTTCTGCCAGATATTGTCAATGCTGAAACTTCCATTCACTTCACTGGGGGAATAGTCAGTCCAATTAAGGCCACAGCTGAATTAGGAAAATATCTTATCTTATTTTAAACATGCTAACTAACACTTAAGTCCTTAGTAGAGGCAGAGATGGAgtgttttaaaagcaggttaTGATTAACCCTGAACTCCAAGGCGGTAGTGTTCAATCTCTAGTCTACAggccgaatccagcccacagggatgTGTTGCAGCCCATGCacctccctacaggtctggaaattggtgatgggggagtggtggcagtattaattgcagcagctctggaagctATGCCAGTTAATGCTGCCACTCCTTCCCTGTCACCATATttcctgacctgcagggagccctaAGAGCTGGGTGACATGGCCTGGCACCTGAGGTTGCTCTGTTGCTGTATCCAGCAGGAGGGGTTGAGCTGCCCATACCCACAGGCTAATCGCACACACTGACCCCATGAAGGATCCAGCCCCCAGTTAGCCCAGTGCCACTCACCAGGCCCAGAAGGTTGAGCGCCACTAACTGCAAGCAGCTGAAACAGATTACTTCTGATGCTTCCCCTGGGCCCTTTGATGGAATTATTTGAGAATTTAAATTGGGACATGATTCTATACTGCATTATCAGTGAGCTGCTGGGGCATCTTTTTCTGGTGATCTATACAACACATGGGACTAAAGGTAGATAGGAAGGAAAAGAGGCCtgaagaggttaaaaaaaaatctaaatttccAGGTGGTCATCTTAACAGTCAGAAGTATATTTAAGGTTTTATCCTTTCTTGTTAGTGAGAGATTTCTCTGCTTATCAAAGTAGCTGCATAGCCACTGTAGTCCTTTTATTACCCTTTAATGATACCCAGATGCAGGCTCTGCTGCAAGAGTCTAGAACAGCCACAGCCAAATTGAAGGAGACAAACAGAAGAGTGAATAAATAGCTGTGGATGGGCCAATGTTGCACCTATGCCTAGCCACCTTTTAATTTTGTCCTATGCtccttattttgtttcatttctgtcTCCCCACAAGGCTTTCTTACGCATTCAACTGGTTTGGTCAAGACCATGTTGTCCCAGACAAGGTCTTGATTTTTCCCCActatttcttcctcctctcctccatGATTCTCTTTTGGTAAATTCATGCTGCATTTACAGGAGTCACTGCAGCGTACTGTAGAACTGGTTCAAAATTAATTAGCTTGGGTTCTTGGGTAAATTAGACACAGGGGCACAGCTTCTCACAGACTAGACTGCTACCAGTATTTAAGTTAGCTCACTCTAGACCAGCTGTAGTTACAGTGCAAATAAATCACTACTGATGCTGCCCTCCCTCTAATTCTCTAGTGAAGGTGCTGTTTTTTGAGCagtaagcattggaacagactcctTTAGAGGGTGTGAAATGTTTGTCATTGGAAGATGTTTAAGTGCAGATCAGACAGATAcgtggctgggatagtttagacagggatgatcctgccttgagtagtgTTTTTACcgcatggcctcctgaggtccctttcacctCTCTATTCCTGTATCTTCTGGCTGGTTCAAAGCCAAACATGTCTCCTTCCTTTAGGGCTGAACAAGGAGTTGTGTCTGAGGAGTAACACTTGCCTGTCCAGATTTCACAGTGCAAAATTTACTCCTCCTCCTCAAGTTTCCCCAACAGCTTTCAGGGGCCTTGAAGACCATGTGTGCAAGAGTCTTGAGGAGCTATTTGCTGTGAGGTGGGAAAGGCTCAATACAAGACACTGGGAAACTTCAGGCTATTATGTTGATGCAGAGCCATGCACACATAGCTTTGCAGGCAGTTGCACAGCCATGCTGTAAAAGTTACTGCTGTGGTTCCCTTTTATAAATGCAGGAACCTGTTAAAGCCACAGAAACGCTAATGCTCTTCACTCTCTTTCCCCCTCTAGGCTATACTACTGTGCTTGCTGGCTGCTCTTGATTGGATTCCTACTGGACCTAGCTGATGGAGCAGTTGCTAGGCAACTGAATGCTTGTTCAGCCCTGGGTGAGTTCCACCTTGCTGCCCTTCAGCAGTTTAAACACAGCCCCGGTTCTCGAGCCTTGCGCCCTGCAGACTGCAGTCTGCTTAGCGACTAGACTAGAAGTAAAAGCAAATTTATCCCTTGGGAAAGGGATGAACAGCAGTTTGGGAATGAAATCATCTCCGCAATCGTAAATCCATCTACACCATTTACTTGAGCCAGCAAGGAGGGTTTTCAAATGCAGAGGTGACTGTGGGCACGTTTACACGAGACTCTAAAGCAccgtaaactaattctactgtgcattagcacatctgtgctaatgtgcactagaattagtctactgtgcattagcatcacacaTAAAAGACATACTGTAtgtcagcactactgcacagtagcactgattacagcacattaagttagtacctgttattgcaGGTACTAAACATAATGTACCATAATTAcggcgcattaatgcatgtgtagacatgccctatgctAGCTAATTATTACATGTATTGTGCCCCCTATTGCTTCAGATATTCTTACTTGCTGATGGATTTGCTGTTGGTAAATATTGGGGCCTTTGATAAATATagatcaggttttttttccaggatAACCTCAAAGCAATCTGAAAATTTCAACATTTTGACAGTGTCTTTCTAAATAAAAAGTTTTTAGCAAGTAGAAATTGGCACCTCAATCTgatctatttttttaattcatgcactctgtttttattgttttcttatGTGCTTCTGTTCAGcagcaataaataaatatgctTTTCCTCAGTAATTCATGGTAAGTTGTGTTACTGCAAATGTTGaggccatttttaagcactaaggatggaattttatttctttttgtatgtctcaatagcatttttttttggcTGTCTAGCTGGCCCTTTTTGGCTCTGACTTCATATTGTGCATGTGTAAGCTTGTGCCCATAGcctgagcatgtgcactaggGCTACATACTAGCAGGACCCATATGCAGCTTTGTGCATGTGTACCTCAGGATAAGGCCCAGAAAAATGACAGGGGAATGAGAAGGGGCCTCCCAGGTTTAAACCCCAATAGCTGAGTAACCAGGGCACTTGTCTAGGAAGCCCATAAACCCAAgttctagcccccccccccccccccaccagagctGACTTGAACCTGTATcattcccagcacagtgctgcaACCCTCACACTACAGACTAGACATTATTCAAGTACCCCAAggcactccttttgaagctgagccactgccacTCACACTTAGTCACTGGATAAAGGAGAGGGTGGTTCTCCCACCAGTGCAAGCAAGGCCTCGAGCTAGAACTCAAggcctcttccttccttccaggcCATGATCCATCTCACTTCCTCCTGGTTCCACATAGCTCACTCTCGGCCATCTTCCCTGCAATGGCCTGCTGTAGGCCAAAACCTGAGAATAAATTTGACCACCTCAGTTCATAGGAATTGCTGTATATCCATTTTGACTAGCTTCTGCTGGCCACTGTGCAGCCTTAGTTTATCAGCAGCACCCTAAGAATGCAGCCTAGTGTCCAGGGTGGTTGCcccacacaggggcagcagcaattgggggcCACCGCCATCACAATTGCACACCTGTGTCAAAAGCCACTCTTTTCACCCCCTACCTTTATTGGCACCCACGTTGGTTGCCTCTATTACCCCACCCTAATTATGCCACTGGCTGTTAGAAATATCCTTGTATACGTTCTTGGTGAACCTTTTCTTATGAGCCATGTCACGGTGGTGGTGAGGGTTTTTTGCACGCATGCTGTTAACTATATGGATGCAGTCCATTAAGAGTCCTAATGACTAgaacagtgcttttcaacctCATTAGCCTTAAGGTCCCCCTCACTAAACTTAAGGAACCcctgagaaaatgccagctcttagttgttACTTTCTCTTTGACCACAAAAATaccaaagcaattcttctgttgaaaagaactcagaaagaccacaacaggccagaatggtTTTACTGCTCTGGACTCCTATGTAacatgtctgggtttatcttttgaatcatgtttGCTCACCTAATGGTGCTAACAGTGCGTGGCACCTTGCAGcgcccctgaaaggatctcagggcactcccagagtgctgcagcaacTGGCTGAGAGTTGCAGGACTAGAGCTAGACTTGGCTCTTGTTTCTAGGGTATAGTGTTGGCCTATGGGCACCACCTGCCTGCTACTGTCACTTGAGGTACTGTGAGCAGGTGGCATGACTGTTGCCCAGCTATATTTCTCACTAACTTGTAGGTGCCAAATTGGATGACTTTGCTGACTTCACCTCTTTTGGGCTggctactgctctgctgctgcaggctcaTGGGATCCTGGATGGGTTGCTATCTATCACCTATGTGCTTGCAGTTTTTGCTCGGTTGTGCTTCTTCTCAAGTGGTAAGTATATGGTCTACCATTATCCTTCTCAAGAAGAGGCTGTAATAGCATTGCATATGTAGGGCTCAATGTAGCTGcaggtgaggggggaaaaaatacacTCTTTCCCTTTTTTGTAGGGATCCCTTTCATGTACCGGGGCCTGCCATGTCCATATGCTTCATCACTCCTGACTGGAACATATATCCTGACTGGAGGCAATCTTGTATTGCTGCGCATGATAGCCCTGGTAATGATCCTATTCATGGTTGATCAGGGTTTCTATCCCCACGACAAAGTCCTGGAGTCCCAGCCCTGGAAGAAGGTGGTCTACGCAGGGGGTGAGTTTTAAAAATAAGCTAGTGCAAGTCCTTGGCTCTTATTGTCTATTGCTGATACTACACGGTAggttagtggttctcaaccttcctAGCAGAATCCTTTCTGAGACTGAAGGGAAGAGATCTGGCAAAGTGTATGTGTAATTCCTTTGGTTCTGTTAAATTGTATCTGACTGACT from Alligator mississippiensis isolate rAllMis1 chromosome 13, rAllMis1, whole genome shotgun sequence includes these protein-coding regions:
- the TMEM269 gene encoding transmembrane protein 269 isoform X1, with translation MKGKNKQTQNCYVPSQRKTVGYSPVTGRSPLPQLYSRLKSVFQYTKKLFLSEQTGRAQALEFVRKNAANAISMANLIMGLSSILCNLNGLYYCACWLLLIGFLLDLADGAVARQLNACSALGAKLDDFADFTSFGLATALLLQAHGILDGLLSITYVLAVFARLCFFSSGIPFMYRGLPCPYASSLLTGTYILTGGNLVLLRMIALVMILFMVDQGFYPHDKVLESQPWKKVVYAGGILMVLFSSYSIASLYYLIWSSSYIFFPVALWSSKV
- the TMEM269 gene encoding transmembrane protein 269 isoform X2 yields the protein MWMLSPPSGVFQYTKKLFLSEQTGRAQALEFVRKNAANAISMANLIMGLSSILCNLNGLYYCACWLLLIGFLLDLADGAVARQLNACSALGAKLDDFADFTSFGLATALLLQAHGILDGLLSITYVLAVFARLCFFSSGIPFMYRGLPCPYASSLLTGTYILTGGNLVLLRMIALVMILFMVDQGFYPHDKVLESQPWKKVVYAGGILMVLFSSYSIASLYYLIWSSSYIFFPVALWSSKV
- the TMEM269 gene encoding transmembrane protein 269 isoform X3 — encoded protein: MANLIMGLSSILCNLNGLYYCACWLLLIGFLLDLADGAVARQLNACSALGAKLDDFADFTSFGLATALLLQAHGILDGLLSITYVLAVFARLCFFSSGIPFMYRGLPCPYASSLLTGTYILTGGNLVLLRMIALVMILFMVDQGFYPHDKVLESQPWKKVVYAGGILMVLFSSYSIASLYYLIWSSSYIFFPVALWSSKV